From Kiloniellales bacterium, the proteins below share one genomic window:
- a CDS encoding PhnD/SsuA/transferrin family substrate-binding protein, whose protein sequence is MKLAELPMYDLPELRAATDAWWKGLASAFRRQGIEEVPEALDRSGRLGGRPEGNRLLFGQCCGYDLVRSPEQLTLVATPAYRSPHCRGALYRSLVVVGDSNPAARFEDLRGQRCVINAACSHSGYTALGYMIAALGTPPANREERFFSRTEVSGSHAESLDRLREGRADCTSVDCVTFALLARHRAPALRGLRVLAESARAPGLPYVTAAAAGADLVARLRDGLRLALADPALATARDALLIEGIEILPPSAYRRITAMEAEAVALPLEA, encoded by the coding sequence ATGAAGCTGGCCGAACTGCCGATGTACGACCTGCCCGAGCTGCGCGCGGCGACCGATGCCTGGTGGAAAGGCCTCGCGAGCGCCTTTCGGCGACAGGGAATCGAGGAGGTTCCCGAGGCCCTGGACCGCTCCGGCCGGCTCGGCGGCCGGCCCGAAGGGAACCGGCTGTTGTTCGGCCAGTGCTGCGGCTACGACCTGGTCCGCAGCCCGGAGCAGCTGACCCTCGTGGCGACCCCGGCCTACCGCAGCCCGCATTGCCGCGGCGCCCTCTACCGGAGCCTCGTCGTGGTCGGCGACTCCAACCCGGCAGCCCGCTTCGAGGACCTCAGGGGCCAGCGCTGCGTGATCAACGCGGCCTGTTCCCATTCCGGCTACACCGCGCTGGGCTACATGATCGCAGCGCTCGGCACCCCTCCGGCCAATCGGGAAGAGCGGTTCTTCTCGCGGACCGAGGTCTCCGGCTCGCATGCGGAGTCGCTGGACCGGCTGCGCGAGGGACGGGCGGATTGCACCTCGGTCGACTGCGTCACCTTCGCGTTGCTGGCGCGGCACCGGGCGCCGGCCCTCCGCGGCCTGCGCGTGCTTGCGGAGAGCGCCCGGGCGCCCGGTCTGCCCTACGTCACGGCCGCCGCAGCCGGCGCCGATCTCGTGGCACGCCTTCGCGACGGGCTCCGCCTGGCGCTGGCGGATCCCGCCCTGGCCACGGCCCGCGACGCGCTCCTGATCGAGGGTATCGAGATCCTTCCTCCGTCCGCCTACCGGCGGATAACGGCGATGGAGGCCGAGGCCGTCGCGCTGCCCCTCGAAGCCTGA
- a CDS encoding ABC transporter substrate-binding protein produces the protein MRRGKASGLGALAGLALACMVWHPAGADEAVPTQLAEGFIQSIGDRAVRILKACGEDKLQLDRDALEALIRSGFNIELIGRFVLGKYARKATPVQLGEYKSLYRDFFVGSFSRQLCIFRGDVVTVLGSQPVGKRDTMVETRVDREGQSLNASWRVRRSRGDYKIIDLVIDGVSIALSQRQEFSSILVNGGMDRLLEVLRNKLKANAEAGNQGPAAEESSTAGRLGSLIGPSERAVGTAPAGR, from the coding sequence ATGAGGCGGGGCAAAGCATCGGGTCTTGGTGCGCTTGCGGGCCTTGCGCTCGCCTGCATGGTCTGGCATCCGGCGGGCGCCGACGAGGCGGTCCCGACCCAACTGGCAGAAGGTTTCATCCAGTCAATCGGCGACCGCGCGGTCAGGATTCTCAAGGCCTGCGGCGAGGACAAGCTGCAGCTCGACCGAGATGCCCTCGAAGCGCTGATCCGCTCCGGCTTCAACATCGAGCTGATCGGACGCTTCGTCCTGGGCAAGTACGCCCGCAAGGCGACCCCGGTTCAGCTTGGCGAATACAAGAGCCTGTACCGGGACTTCTTCGTCGGCAGCTTTTCCCGGCAGCTCTGCATCTTCCGCGGCGACGTGGTGACGGTGCTCGGCAGCCAGCCGGTCGGGAAGCGCGACACCATGGTCGAAACGCGGGTCGACCGCGAAGGCCAATCGCTGAATGCCTCCTGGCGGGTGCGGCGCAGTAGGGGCGACTACAAGATCATCGATCTGGTCATCGATGGGGTCAGCATCGCGCTCAGCCAACGCCAGGAGTTCTCGTCGATCCTCGTCAACGGCGGTATGGATCGGCTGCTCGAAGTCCTTCGCAACAAGCTGAAGGCCAACGCGGAGGCCGGGAATCAGGGACCGGCTGCCGAGGAGTCCTCGACGGCAGGGCGTCTGGGGAGCCTGATCGGTCCGTCCGAGCGCGCGGTGGGAACCGCGCCCGCGGGCAGATAG
- a CDS encoding OmpA family protein — protein MTEEAYTTYFAFDSDRLDDDARAVVAEAVAAAKAANLNKVVISGHSDSAGTADYNRRLSEARVTTVAAEFVDSGLPLSKIELRVFGEERPLVITPDGQSAAMNRRAEIRLVKTIATATPADSDAASDAAAGCDLAYIWSGGRAAPVCVEKRKQTLPQAN, from the coding sequence GTGACGGAAGAGGCCTACACCACCTACTTCGCCTTCGACAGCGACCGGCTGGACGACGATGCCCGGGCCGTGGTCGCCGAGGCGGTCGCCGCCGCAAAGGCGGCGAATCTGAACAAGGTCGTCATCAGCGGCCATAGCGACAGTGCCGGCACGGCCGACTACAACCGGCGGCTCTCGGAGGCCAGGGTCACGACCGTGGCGGCCGAATTCGTCGATTCCGGTCTGCCGCTTTCGAAGATCGAACTGCGGGTCTTCGGCGAGGAGCGCCCACTGGTCATCACGCCCGACGGCCAGAGCGCCGCCATGAACCGGCGTGCCGAAATACGCCTGGTGAAGACGATCGCTACTGCTACGCCCGCCGACTCTGACGCGGCATCGGACGCGGCCGCGGGCTGCGACCTCGCCTACATCTGGTCTGGCGGCCGTGCGGCACCGGTCTGCGTGGAGAAACGAAAGCAGACTCTACCGCAAGCCAACTAG
- a CDS encoding M20/M25/M40 family metallo-hydrolase — protein MSTGPETIRSFLAGQREAATRFLAELVKVPSDNPPGDCRAHAEAAAALLEGLGFRVERHPVPEELVRSNGMIAATNLVVRRRFGEGPVVALNAHGDVVPPGEGWTKDPYGAEIEDGWMYGRGVAVSKSDFATYAFALLALDAAVAAGAELAGTVELHFTYDEEAGGEIGPRWLIEEGISKPDLAIGAGFSYAVVTAHNGCLHLEVEVRGRSAHAAMPATGADALEAANGILSALYAWRKGLGARVSEIAGIGSPQLTVGLIDGGINTNVVPDRVTFRLDRRLIPEEQPEAVESELRALIEEAARAFPGVTVAQRRILLAEPLVPAEGGARLTDLLCGRASEVLGEKIVSKGVPLYTDARHYAAAGVPSVLYGAGPRSIEEANAHRADERLPLAALHQATEVVALALFDLLQG, from the coding sequence ATGAGCACCGGACCGGAGACCATCCGCAGCTTCCTCGCCGGCCAGCGGGAGGCCGCGACCCGCTTCCTCGCCGAGCTGGTCAAGGTCCCTTCCGACAATCCACCCGGCGACTGCCGCGCCCATGCCGAGGCCGCCGCGGCCTTGCTGGAAGGCCTCGGCTTCCGCGTCGAGCGCCATCCCGTCCCCGAGGAACTCGTGCGCAGCAACGGCATGATCGCCGCGACCAACCTCGTGGTCCGGCGGCGCTTCGGCGAGGGACCGGTGGTTGCGCTCAACGCCCACGGCGACGTGGTGCCGCCGGGCGAAGGCTGGACCAAGGACCCCTACGGCGCGGAGATCGAGGACGGCTGGATGTACGGCCGCGGCGTGGCGGTCTCGAAGTCGGACTTCGCGACCTACGCCTTCGCCCTGCTGGCCCTCGACGCGGCCGTCGCGGCCGGCGCCGAGCTGGCGGGCACGGTCGAGCTGCACTTCACCTACGACGAGGAGGCCGGTGGAGAGATCGGTCCGCGCTGGCTGATCGAGGAGGGCATCTCCAAGCCCGATCTCGCCATCGGCGCCGGCTTCTCCTATGCCGTGGTCACCGCGCACAACGGCTGCCTGCACCTGGAGGTCGAGGTCCGGGGCCGCTCCGCCCACGCCGCCATGCCGGCGACCGGGGCCGACGCCCTGGAAGCCGCGAATGGCATCCTCTCGGCGCTCTACGCCTGGCGCAAGGGCCTCGGGGCGCGGGTCTCCGAGATCGCCGGCATCGGCAGCCCGCAGCTCACCGTCGGCCTGATCGACGGCGGCATCAACACCAACGTCGTGCCCGACCGGGTGACCTTCCGCCTGGACCGGCGCCTGATCCCCGAGGAGCAGCCCGAGGCGGTCGAATCCGAGCTGCGGGCGCTGATCGAAGAGGCCGCGCGCGCCTTCCCCGGCGTCACTGTGGCCCAGCGCCGAATCCTGCTCGCCGAGCCACTGGTTCCGGCTGAAGGCGGTGCCCGCCTGACCGATCTGCTCTGCGGGCGCGCCAGCGAGGTCCTGGGCGAGAAGATCGTATCCAAGGGCGTACCTCTCTACACCGATGCCCGGCACTACGCGGCCGCCGGTGTTCCCAGCGTGCTCTATGGCGCCGGGCCGCGCTCGATCGAGGAGGCCAATGCCCACCGGGCCGACGAACGCCTGCCGCTGGCGGCGCTCCACCAAGCGACGGAGGTCGTCGCCCTGGCGCTCTTCGATCTGCTGCAGGGTTAA
- the uraD gene encoding 2-oxo-4-hydroxy-4-carboxy-5-ureidoimidazoline decarboxylase, with amino-acid sequence MTGRLDPRALSRADFVAAFGGIFEHSPWIAEAAFDASLPAEAESAEVLHRALCAVLRSAPRARKLALIEAHPDLAGRLALAGRLTAQSSKEQSSAGLDSLTEDELARFTDLNDAYKAKFGFPFIMAVKGRGKTEILAAFERRLENDAEAEFAEALAQIERIALLRLKDLLP; translated from the coding sequence GTGACCGGGCGGCTCGATCCGCGAGCGCTGTCGCGCGCTGACTTCGTCGCGGCCTTCGGGGGGATCTTCGAGCATTCGCCCTGGATCGCCGAAGCGGCCTTCGACGCCAGTCTGCCGGCAGAGGCGGAGAGCGCAGAGGTCCTGCACCGGGCGCTCTGCGCCGTGCTCCGCAGCGCGCCCCGAGCGCGCAAGTTGGCGCTGATCGAGGCCCATCCGGACCTGGCCGGACGCCTGGCCCTGGCCGGGCGGCTCACTGCGCAATCCAGCAAGGAGCAGAGCTCGGCGGGCCTGGACAGCCTGACCGAGGATGAGCTCGCCCGCTTCACCGATCTTAACGATGCCTACAAGGCCAAGTTCGGCTTCCCCTTCATCATGGCGGTCAAGGGCCGCGGCAAGACGGAGATCCTGGCCGCCTTCGAGCGCCGGCTCGAAAACGACGCCGAGGCCGAGTTCGCCGAGGCCCTGGCCCAGATCGAGCGGATCGCCTTGCTGCGTCTGAAGGATCTCCTGCCATGA
- the puuE gene encoding allantoinase PuuE: MTEAYPRDLIGYGRRPPDPEWPGGAKLALQFVINYEEGGENCILHGDPASEAFLSEIVGAEPWPGQRHMNMESIYEYGSRAGFWRLWRLFTERGLTVSVYGVATALARNPDAVAAMREAGWEIASHGLKWIDYRDLPEAEERRHMVEAIRIHTDTVGERPLGWYTGRCSVNTLKLVMEDGGFLYSSDSYADDLPYWVKGPKGPHLIVPYTLDANDMRFATVQGFNSGDQFFAYLRDSFDLLLEEGRRGAPKMMSVGLHCRLAGRPGRAAALARFLDHAAGHDGVWITRRIDIARHWHARHGGAA, encoded by the coding sequence ATGACGGAAGCCTACCCCCGGGATCTGATCGGCTACGGCCGCCGGCCGCCGGATCCCGAGTGGCCGGGCGGCGCCAAGCTGGCGCTGCAGTTCGTGATCAACTACGAGGAGGGCGGCGAGAACTGCATCCTCCACGGCGATCCGGCGTCCGAGGCCTTCCTCAGCGAGATCGTCGGCGCCGAGCCCTGGCCCGGCCAGCGCCACATGAACATGGAATCGATCTACGAGTACGGCAGCCGGGCCGGCTTCTGGCGGCTCTGGCGTCTCTTCACCGAGCGCGGCCTGACGGTCTCCGTCTACGGCGTGGCAACCGCCCTCGCGCGCAACCCTGACGCGGTCGCCGCGATGCGCGAGGCCGGGTGGGAGATCGCCTCCCACGGCCTCAAGTGGATCGATTACCGCGACCTGCCGGAAGCCGAGGAGCGCCGCCACATGGTCGAGGCGATCCGGATCCACACGGACACCGTAGGCGAGCGGCCGCTCGGCTGGTACACCGGCCGCTGTTCGGTCAACACCCTGAAGCTGGTGATGGAGGACGGAGGTTTTCTATATTCCTCAGACTCCTACGCCGATGATCTGCCCTATTGGGTGAAGGGCCCGAAGGGCCCGCACCTGATCGTCCCCTACACCCTGGACGCCAACGACATGCGCTTCGCCACCGTCCAGGGCTTCAACTCCGGCGACCAGTTCTTCGCCTACCTGCGGGACAGCTTCGACCTGCTCTTGGAGGAAGGCCGCCGGGGTGCGCCCAAGATGATGTCGGTCGGCCTGCACTGCCGGCTGGCCGGACGGCCCGGGCGCGCCGCCGCCCTGGCGCGCTTCCTCGACCACGCCGCCGGCCATGACGGGGTCTGGATCACCCGCCGGATCGACATCGCCCGCCACTGGCACGCCCGGCACGGTGGTGCGGCGTGA
- the uraH gene encoding hydroxyisourate hydrolase — protein MTQSGAEGKGRLTTHVLDTAQGRPAAGIRIELYRDEAAGRRRLGEAVTDADGRCEAPLLSGADFETGCYELVFHVGAYFRAQEIALPTPPFLDRVPLRFGIAEAGGHYHVPLLISPYGYSTYRGS, from the coding sequence ATGACTCAATCCGGGGCCGAAGGGAAGGGGCGGCTGACGACCCACGTGCTGGACACCGCGCAGGGCCGGCCGGCGGCCGGCATCCGGATCGAGCTCTATCGCGACGAGGCCGCTGGGCGCCGCCGGCTGGGCGAGGCGGTGACCGACGCCGACGGCCGCTGCGAGGCGCCGCTGCTGTCCGGCGCCGACTTCGAGACCGGCTGTTATGAGCTGGTGTTCCACGTCGGCGCCTATTTCCGGGCCCAGGAGATCGCGCTGCCGACGCCGCCATTCCTGGACCGGGTGCCGCTCCGCTTCGGCATCGCCGAGGCCGGCGGGCACTATCACGTCCCCTTGCTGATCTCGCCCTACGGCTACAGCACCTACCGAGGCAGCTGA
- the xdhA gene encoding xanthine dehydrogenase small subunit yields the protein MREEIRFLLGHEARVVRALDPTMTVLDYLRQEEGLVGTKEGCNEGDCGACTVVRVRPRDGRLHYEALNACIQFLPTLDGCQLLTVEHLAAADGTLHPVQQAMVDCHGSQCGFCTPGFVMSLFAMSRNLDAVPSDSEIDDALAGNLCRCTGYAPIARAATRLYENEPRQDHVSAREAETQEALASLRDHVTLAFGQGPRRFFAPATADALADLLTAHPEATIVAGSTDVGLWVTKALRRLGMIVWLGRIDELAQVEETEHSIEIGAGASYADAMDVLARHYPDMGEVIRRLGSVQIRNLGTIGGNIANGSPIGDSPPLLIAAGATLQLRQGAKRRSLPLEDFFLDYGKQDRLPGEFVEKVSVPLPPAGSTFRAYKISKRFDQDISAVLGAFRLRFEGTRVAEARIAYGGMAATPKRAAAVEACLTGAEWEAATVERAIAALEQDFAPITDWRASAGYRLQVAKNLLRRLHIETSDPVADTRLVGDRSLAHA from the coding sequence ATGCGCGAGGAGATCCGCTTCCTGCTCGGCCACGAAGCCCGCGTTGTCAGGGCGCTGGATCCGACCATGACCGTGCTCGACTACCTCCGCCAGGAGGAGGGCCTGGTCGGCACCAAGGAAGGCTGCAACGAGGGCGACTGCGGCGCCTGCACGGTGGTCAGAGTCCGGCCCCGGGACGGCCGGCTGCACTACGAGGCGCTGAACGCCTGCATCCAGTTCCTGCCGACCCTGGACGGCTGCCAGCTGCTGACCGTGGAGCATCTCGCCGCGGCCGACGGAACCCTGCATCCGGTGCAGCAGGCCATGGTCGATTGCCACGGCTCCCAGTGCGGCTTCTGCACGCCCGGTTTCGTGATGTCGCTCTTCGCCATGAGCCGCAACCTCGATGCGGTGCCCTCGGACTCCGAGATCGACGACGCCCTGGCCGGAAACCTCTGCCGCTGCACGGGCTACGCGCCCATCGCCCGTGCCGCGACGCGCCTTTACGAGAACGAACCGCGGCAGGACCATGTTTCGGCAAGGGAGGCGGAGACGCAGGAGGCACTGGCATCGCTGCGCGACCACGTGACCTTGGCCTTCGGACAGGGTCCGCGGCGCTTCTTCGCGCCGGCGACGGCCGACGCTCTGGCCGACTTGCTGACCGCCCATCCCGAGGCCACCATAGTCGCCGGCTCGACCGACGTCGGGCTCTGGGTCACCAAGGCGCTGCGCCGCCTCGGCATGATCGTCTGGCTAGGCCGCATCGACGAGCTGGCGCAGGTCGAGGAGACCGAGCATTCGATTGAGATCGGTGCCGGGGCCAGCTATGCCGATGCGATGGACGTCCTGGCCCGCCACTACCCGGACATGGGCGAGGTCATCCGCCGCCTGGGCTCGGTCCAGATCCGCAATCTCGGCACCATCGGCGGCAACATCGCGAACGGCTCGCCGATCGGGGACTCACCGCCCCTGCTGATCGCCGCCGGCGCCACCCTGCAGCTGCGCCAGGGCGCCAAGCGGCGCAGCCTGCCGCTGGAGGACTTCTTTCTCGACTACGGCAAGCAGGACCGCTTGCCCGGCGAGTTCGTCGAGAAGGTATCCGTCCCGCTGCCGCCGGCCGGGAGCACCTTTCGGGCCTACAAGATCTCCAAGCGCTTCGACCAGGACATATCCGCCGTGCTGGGCGCCTTCCGGCTACGCTTCGAGGGCACGCGGGTCGCCGAGGCGCGGATCGCCTACGGCGGCATGGCGGCGACGCCGAAGCGGGCCGCCGCGGTCGAAGCCTGCCTCACCGGCGCCGAGTGGGAGGCGGCCACGGTCGAGCGCGCCATTGCGGCGCTGGAGCAGGACTTCGCGCCGATCACGGACTGGCGGGCCAGCGCCGGCTATCGCCTGCAGGTGGCCAAGAACCTGCTGCGGCGCCTCCACATCGAGACCAGCGATCCGGTGGCCGACACCCGGCTGGTCGGCGACCGGAGCCTGGCCCATGCCTGA
- the xdhB gene encoding xanthine dehydrogenase molybdopterin binding subunit: MPDARAPERITGAVHEARHHDSARKHVSGAAAYIDDLREPTGLLHVCLGVGGEAHARITGLDLGPVRAAEGVVAVFTAADIPGTNDISPTHRDDEPVFASDRLLFAGQPVFAVAAETRDQARRAARLAVVETEALDPVITLEAAKAEGTLVTEPLTLARGDAAAALKQAPKRITGRMAIGGQDHFYLEGQIAMALPGEDDEVTVFSSTQHPSEIQHMVAKVLGVASGAVTVEVRRMGGAFGGKETQGNLFAVVAALVAKATGRAAKLRPDRDDDMIITGKRHDFLVDYEVGFDEEGAIQAVEMTYAARCGWSADLSGPVADRALFHADNCYFYPAVRLTSEPLKTNTVSNTAFRGFGGPQGMLGGERLIEEIAFATGKDPLEIRKRNLYGKAERNVTPYHQEVEDNVALEIIEALEASADYWARREALRAANAGSRVILRGLALTPVKFGISFTATHYNQAGALVHVYNDGSIHLNHGGTEMGQGLYVKVAQVVAEEFQVDIEQVRISATTTGKVPNTSATAASAGSDLNGMAAQAAARTIKGRLIDFAVDHWGVPREQVVFLPGRVRVGNREIAFAELVKQAYMARVSLSSTGFYKTPKIHWDRAKGRGRPFYYYGYGAACSEVAVDTLTGEYRVERVDILHDVGKSLNPAIDLGQIEGGFVQGMGWLTTEELWWDDAGRLRTHAPSTYKIPACGDRPRVFNVEILKNAENREETIYRSKAVGEPPLMLAISVLHALSDAVASVAGHTLCPRLDPPATPERVLAAVERLRAAGAA; encoded by the coding sequence ATGCCTGATGCGCGGGCGCCCGAGCGGATCACCGGCGCGGTGCACGAAGCGCGGCATCACGACAGCGCCCGGAAGCACGTCTCGGGTGCGGCCGCCTACATTGACGACCTGCGCGAGCCCACCGGCCTGCTGCACGTCTGCCTGGGCGTCGGCGGCGAGGCCCATGCCCGGATCACCGGCCTCGACCTCGGGCCGGTGCGCGCGGCCGAGGGCGTGGTCGCGGTCTTCACCGCGGCCGACATCCCCGGGACCAACGACATCAGCCCGACCCACCGCGACGACGAGCCGGTCTTCGCGAGCGACCGGCTGCTCTTCGCCGGCCAGCCGGTCTTCGCGGTCGCGGCCGAGACCCGGGACCAGGCACGCCGCGCGGCCCGCCTCGCCGTCGTCGAGACCGAGGCCTTGGACCCCGTGATCACCCTGGAGGCCGCCAAGGCCGAGGGCACCCTGGTCACCGAGCCCCTCACCCTGGCGCGCGGCGATGCGGCCGCGGCCCTGAAGCAGGCGCCGAAGCGCATCACCGGCCGCATGGCGATCGGCGGCCAGGACCACTTCTACCTCGAGGGCCAGATCGCCATGGCCCTGCCGGGCGAGGACGACGAGGTCACGGTCTTCTCCTCGACACAGCACCCCAGCGAGATCCAGCACATGGTGGCCAAGGTTCTGGGGGTGGCCTCGGGCGCGGTCACGGTCGAGGTGCGGCGCATGGGCGGGGCCTTCGGCGGCAAGGAGACCCAGGGCAACCTCTTCGCCGTGGTCGCGGCGCTGGTCGCTAAGGCGACGGGCCGGGCGGCGAAGCTCAGGCCCGACCGCGACGACGACATGATCATCACCGGCAAGCGCCACGACTTCCTGGTCGACTACGAGGTCGGTTTCGACGAGGAGGGGGCGATCCAGGCGGTCGAGATGACCTATGCTGCGCGCTGCGGCTGGTCCGCCGACCTGTCGGGACCGGTCGCCGACCGGGCGCTGTTCCACGCCGACAACTGCTACTTCTACCCTGCGGTCCGCCTGACCTCGGAGCCGCTGAAGACCAACACGGTCTCCAACACCGCCTTTCGCGGCTTCGGCGGGCCTCAGGGCATGCTCGGCGGCGAGCGCCTGATCGAGGAGATCGCCTTCGCCACCGGCAAGGACCCGCTGGAGATCCGCAAGCGCAACCTCTACGGCAAGGCCGAGCGCAACGTCACGCCCTATCACCAGGAGGTCGAGGACAACGTCGCCCTGGAGATCATCGAGGCCCTGGAGGCCTCGGCCGACTACTGGGCGCGCCGCGAGGCGCTGCGTGCGGCCAACGCGGGGTCCAGGGTGATTCTGCGGGGCCTGGCCCTGACCCCGGTCAAGTTCGGGATCTCCTTCACCGCGACCCATTACAACCAGGCCGGGGCGCTGGTCCACGTCTACAACGACGGCAGCATCCACCTGAACCACGGCGGCACCGAGATGGGGCAGGGGCTCTACGTCAAGGTCGCCCAGGTCGTCGCCGAGGAGTTCCAGGTCGACATCGAGCAGGTGCGGATCTCGGCCACGACCACGGGCAAGGTGCCCAACACCTCGGCCACGGCGGCCTCGGCGGGATCCGACCTGAACGGCATGGCGGCCCAGGCCGCGGCCCGCACGATCAAGGGGCGCCTGATCGACTTCGCGGTGGACCACTGGGGCGTGCCGCGTGAGCAGGTGGTCTTCCTGCCGGGCCGGGTCCGGGTGGGCAATAGGGAGATAGCCTTCGCCGAGCTGGTGAAGCAGGCCTACATGGCGCGGGTCTCCCTGTCCTCGACGGGCTTCTACAAGACGCCCAAGATCCACTGGGACCGGGCCAAGGGGCGCGGCCGGCCCTTCTACTACTACGGCTACGGGGCGGCCTGCTCCGAGGTCGCGGTCGATACACTGACCGGGGAGTACCGCGTCGAAAGGGTCGACATCCTCCACGATGTCGGCAAGTCTCTGAACCCGGCGATCGACCTGGGCCAGATCGAAGGGGGATTCGTGCAGGGCATGGGCTGGCTGACCACCGAGGAGCTCTGGTGGGACGATGCGGGGCGGCTGCGCACCCACGCGCCCAGCACCTACAAGATCCCGGCCTGCGGCGACCGGCCGCGAGTCTTCAACGTCGAGATCCTGAAAAACGCCGAGAACCGCGAGGAGACCATCTACCGCTCCAAGGCGGTCGGCGAGCCGCCGCTGATGCTCGCGATCTCGGTGCTCCATGCGCTCTCCGACGCGGTCGCCAGCGTCGCCGGGCACACCCTCTGCCCGCGTCTGGACCCGCCGGCGACGCCGGAGCGGGTCCTGGCGGCGGTCGAGCGCCTGCGCGCGGCGGGAGCGGCCTGA
- a CDS encoding ABC transporter ATP-binding protein: MAAGQGPNGEPPPRLEVRAATKRFPGVLANDRVSFAVQPGEIHALLGENGAGKSTLVKMIYGVLHPDEGELLWDGAPVTVADPRAARALGIGMVFQHFSLFEAMTVLENVALGMDRPGDLRALSDRVEAVSRTYGLPLDPLREVHTLSVGERQRIEIVRCLLQNPKLLIMDEPTSVLTPQEVERLFETLRKLASEGCSILYISHKLQEIKALCDRATILRGGKVVAECDPEAETATSLAQMMIGAELKSLDRRSGTGAGEVRLTVEGLDLPSDDAHGTDLHNISLEVRGGEVFGIAGVAGNGQNELLQALSGEVLAERPEVIRIDNHAVGFLDAGERRRQGLCCVPEERLGHGAVPAMDLVENAVLSGHHRMGLLTALFIRALAAGRFAEQIVGDFDVRTPGVAASAGSLSGGNLQKFIVGREILQAPGVLVASQPTWGVDAGAAAAIHQALFDLAGQGTAVLVISQDLDELLAITDRLAVINVGVLSNALVTAEASVEEIGLLMGGIHGLDAHPAPEPTQAGPQMEQGAGDGD; this comes from the coding sequence GTGGCGGCAGGGCAGGGCCCGAACGGCGAGCCGCCTCCGCGCCTGGAGGTCCGGGCAGCGACGAAGCGCTTTCCCGGTGTGCTCGCCAACGACCGGGTGAGCTTCGCGGTCCAGCCCGGCGAGATCCACGCCCTGCTCGGCGAGAACGGCGCCGGCAAGAGCACCCTGGTCAAGATGATCTATGGCGTCCTGCATCCCGACGAGGGGGAGTTGCTCTGGGACGGCGCGCCGGTCACGGTCGCCGACCCGCGGGCCGCGCGGGCCCTGGGCATCGGCATGGTGTTCCAACACTTCTCGCTCTTCGAGGCCATGACAGTGCTGGAGAACGTCGCCCTGGGCATGGACCGGCCCGGCGACCTGCGGGCGCTCTCGGACCGGGTCGAGGCGGTCTCGCGCACTTACGGGCTGCCGCTCGATCCGCTGCGCGAGGTGCATACGCTCTCGGTCGGCGAGCGCCAGCGGATCGAGATCGTCCGCTGCCTGCTGCAGAACCCGAAGCTGCTGATCATGGACGAGCCGACCTCGGTCTTGACCCCGCAAGAGGTGGAGCGGCTCTTCGAGACCCTGCGCAAGCTCGCCTCCGAGGGTTGCTCGATCCTCTACATCAGCCACAAGCTGCAGGAGATCAAGGCGCTCTGCGACCGGGCGACGATCCTGCGCGGCGGCAAGGTCGTCGCGGAGTGCGATCCCGAGGCCGAGACCGCGACCTCCCTGGCGCAGATGATGATCGGCGCCGAGCTCAAGTCCCTCGACCGGCGCAGCGGGACCGGGGCCGGCGAGGTGCGGCTGACCGTCGAGGGCCTGGACCTGCCCTCCGACGATGCCCACGGCACCGACCTGCACAACATCTCGCTGGAGGTGCGCGGCGGCGAGGTCTTCGGCATCGCCGGGGTCGCCGGCAACGGCCAGAACGAGCTGTTGCAGGCCCTCTCGGGGGAGGTCCTGGCGGAGCGCCCCGAGGTGATCCGCATCGACAACCATGCCGTCGGCTTTCTCGACGCCGGCGAGCGGCGCCGCCAGGGGCTCTGCTGCGTCCCGGAGGAGCGGCTGGGGCACGGCGCGGTGCCGGCCATGGACCTGGTCGAGAACGCAGTGCTCAGCGGCCATCACCGCATGGGCCTGCTGACGGCGCTCTTCATCCGCGCCCTGGCGGCCGGCCGCTTCGCCGAGCAGATCGTCGGCGACTTCGACGTCCGGACGCCGGGAGTCGCGGCCTCGGCCGGCAGCCTTTCGGGGGGCAACCTGCAGAAGTTCATCGTCGGCCGGGAGATCCTCCAGGCGCCGGGCGTCCTGGTCGCCTCGCAGCCGACCTGGGGCGTCGACGCCGGGGCCGCGGCGGCGATCCACCAGGCGCTCTTCGACCTGGCGGGCCAGGGCACCGCGGTCCTGGTGATCTCCCAGGACCTGGACGAGCTGCTGGCGATCACCGACCGCCTGGCGGTGATCAACGTCGGCGTGCTGTCCAACGCCCTGGTCACGGCCGAGGCCTCGGTGGAGGAGATCGGCCTCCTGATGGGCGGCATCCACGGCCTGGACGCGCATCCGGCGCCGGAACCAACGCAGGCGGGGCCCCAGATGGAACAGGGGGCCGGCGATGGCGATTAA